From one Bacillus sp. Marseille-P3661 genomic stretch:
- the mnmG gene encoding tRNA uridine-5-carboxymethylaminomethyl(34) synthesis enzyme MnmG, with amino-acid sequence MEYHAGSYDVIVVGAGHAGCEAGLAAARMGAKTLVLTLNLDMVAFMPCNPSVGGPAKGIVVREIDALGGEMGKNIDKTHIQMRMLNTGKGPAVRALRAQADKFLYQHEMKHTLEKEDNLTLLQGMVDRLVVEDGVCRGVVTETGARYESKTVVITTGTFLKGKIILGELAYESGPNNQRPSVNLSNHLRELGFDLVRFKTGTPPRIKSTSIDYSKTEIQPGDETLRSFSYETTKFITDQIPCWLTYTSEETHQIINDNLHRSPMYSGVIEGTGPRYCPSIEDKIVRFNDKPRHQIFLEPEGRYTEEVYVQGFSTSLPEEVQVKMLRTIIGLENAKMMRAGYAIEYDAVVPTQLWPTLETKLIENLFTAGQINGTSGYEEAASQGLMAGINAACKVLDKEPVILDRSQAYIGVLIDDLVTKGTNEPYRLLTSRAEYRLLLRHDNADLRLTELGYQKGLISEERYKRFLVKKEQVEKEKTRLESIIIKQTDEVQQLIADAGGSPLKDAVRASDLLKRPEMNYSHIKQIVPSEDDLSDEVTEQVEIQIKYSGYIEKSLQQVDRMKKMEDKKIPADIDYDAIKGIATEARQKLKKIRPLSVGQASRISGVNPADISILLVYIEQGRIARVD; translated from the coding sequence ATGGAATATCATGCTGGTTCGTATGATGTTATTGTTGTTGGAGCAGGACATGCTGGCTGTGAAGCTGGTCTTGCTGCTGCAAGAATGGGTGCGAAAACACTTGTTCTTACTTTAAATTTAGACATGGTGGCATTTATGCCATGTAACCCGTCTGTAGGGGGTCCAGCTAAGGGAATCGTTGTACGTGAAATCGATGCTTTGGGTGGCGAGATGGGAAAAAATATCGATAAAACACATATTCAAATGAGGATGTTAAATACAGGGAAAGGTCCCGCAGTAAGAGCATTGCGTGCTCAAGCAGATAAATTTCTTTATCAGCATGAGATGAAACATACTCTGGAAAAAGAAGATAATTTAACGCTTTTACAAGGAATGGTTGACCGTTTAGTAGTTGAAGATGGTGTATGTAGAGGAGTAGTAACGGAAACGGGCGCGCGCTACGAGTCAAAAACGGTGGTAATTACTACAGGAACATTTTTAAAAGGAAAAATAATATTAGGCGAGCTAGCTTATGAAAGTGGACCCAATAACCAACGTCCATCTGTTAATTTATCAAATCATCTACGTGAACTTGGTTTCGATTTAGTTCGGTTTAAAACAGGTACACCACCACGAATTAAGAGTACTTCAATTGATTATAGTAAAACTGAAATACAGCCTGGAGATGAGACTCTTAGATCGTTTTCATATGAAACAACAAAATTTATTACAGATCAAATTCCATGTTGGTTAACATACACAAGTGAAGAAACACACCAAATCATTAATGATAATCTTCACCGTTCACCAATGTACTCTGGTGTAATCGAAGGAACTGGTCCACGCTATTGTCCATCAATTGAGGATAAAATTGTTCGTTTTAATGACAAGCCTCGTCACCAAATATTTTTAGAGCCTGAAGGCAGATATACAGAAGAGGTTTATGTGCAAGGCTTTTCGACAAGCTTACCAGAAGAAGTTCAGGTAAAAATGCTGCGAACTATAATTGGTTTAGAAAATGCCAAAATGATGAGGGCAGGGTATGCGATTGAATATGATGCGGTTGTCCCAACTCAATTATGGCCGACACTTGAAACGAAGCTTATTGAGAATTTATTTACAGCGGGTCAAATTAACGGTACATCAGGATATGAAGAGGCCGCTAGTCAAGGCTTAATGGCAGGTATAAATGCAGCTTGTAAAGTTTTAGATAAAGAGCCTGTTATTTTAGATCGTTCACAGGCTTATATTGGAGTGTTAATTGATGATTTAGTTACAAAAGGTACAAATGAACCTTATCGTCTATTAACATCAAGAGCAGAATATCGATTATTATTACGACACGATAATGCAGACTTACGCTTAACAGAGTTAGGTTATCAAAAAGGGTTAATTTCCGAAGAGCGCTACAAGAGATTCCTAGTGAAAAAAGAGCAAGTTGAAAAAGAAAAGACAAGATTAGAATCGATTATTATTAAACAAACGGATGAAGTACAACAACTTATTGCTGACGCAGGAGGAAGCCCCTTAAAGGATGCTGTTCGGGCTTCAGATTTATTAAAACGTCCTGAAATGAATTATAGCCATATAAAACAAATAGTACCTTCTGAAGACGACTTGTCAGATGAAGTAACAGAACAAGTTGAAATCCAAATAAAGTATTCAGGATATATTGAAAAGTCATTACAGCAGGTAGATAGAATGAAAAAAATGGAAGACAAGAAAATCCCAGCGGATATTGATTATGATGCAATCAAAGGAATTGCTACAGAAGCTAGACAAAAACTTAAAAAGATTCGACCATTATCTGTTGGTCAAGCATCACGTATATCAGGTGTAAATCCAGCTGATATATCAATATTATTAGTTTATATTGAACAAGGTAGAATTGCCCGTGTAGATTAA
- the mnmE gene encoding tRNA uridine-5-carboxymethylaminomethyl(34) synthesis GTPase MnmE, translated as MDSIAAISTPMGEGAIAIVRVSGDEAFKVVNTIFKGKNLEAVPSHTIHYGFIIDPETNEKVEEVMVSVMKGPKTFTREDVVEINCHGGLVSVNRVLQLVLNQGVRLAEPGEFTKRAFLNGRIDLSQAEAVMDLIRAKTDRAMNVAIGQMEGRLSKLIRGLRQTILETLAHVEVNIDYPEYDDVEEMTHKLLKEKSIEIKNEIEKLLETSKQGKILREGLSTVIIGRPNVGKSSLLNSLVHENKAIVTDIPGTTRDVIEEYVNVRGVPLRLVDTAGIRETEDIVERIGVERSRQVLKEADLILLVLNNAEELSDEDRRLFEAVSGMDVIVIVNKIDLNSKLSLDEVKDLAKNYPVISTSLKEETGIDLLEEAISSLFFKGKLEVADLTYVSNTRHIALLNQAKKSIEEVLSGIEVGVPIDMIQIDFTRTWEILGEIIGDTVHESLIDQLFSQFCLGK; from the coding sequence ATGGATTCGATTGCAGCAATATCAACTCCAATGGGAGAAGGCGCCATTGCAATTGTTCGGGTTAGTGGTGATGAAGCGTTTAAAGTAGTAAATACAATATTTAAAGGGAAAAATTTAGAGGCGGTACCGAGTCACACTATTCATTACGGGTTTATTATCGACCCAGAAACCAATGAAAAAGTTGAGGAAGTAATGGTATCGGTGATGAAGGGACCTAAAACATTTACAAGAGAAGATGTTGTTGAAATAAATTGTCATGGGGGCCTTGTTTCTGTTAATCGGGTATTACAACTTGTACTAAATCAAGGAGTACGTTTAGCAGAACCAGGTGAATTTACTAAGCGTGCTTTTTTAAATGGGAGAATTGATTTATCACAGGCAGAAGCGGTGATGGATTTAATTCGTGCCAAAACCGATAGAGCGATGAACGTAGCGATTGGTCAAATGGAGGGGAGATTATCTAAACTTATTCGAGGTTTGAGACAGACGATCCTAGAGACATTAGCACACGTTGAAGTGAACATAGATTATCCAGAGTACGATGATGTTGAAGAAATGACACATAAACTTTTAAAAGAAAAATCGATAGAAATTAAAAATGAGATTGAAAAACTTTTAGAGACATCTAAGCAAGGTAAAATTCTACGTGAAGGATTGTCAACGGTGATTATCGGGCGTCCAAATGTAGGGAAATCCTCGCTATTAAATAGCTTAGTTCATGAAAATAAAGCAATCGTAACAGATATTCCAGGTACAACGCGCGACGTAATCGAAGAGTATGTTAATGTACGCGGAGTTCCATTACGTTTAGTAGATACTGCAGGAATTAGAGAGACAGAAGATATTGTTGAGCGGATCGGCGTTGAGCGGTCTCGTCAAGTGTTGAAAGAAGCGGATTTAATTCTTTTAGTTCTTAATAATGCTGAAGAACTTTCGGATGAGGATCGAAGACTTTTTGAAGCAGTGTCAGGTATGGATGTCATCGTTATTGTTAATAAAATCGATTTAAATTCGAAACTCAGTTTAGATGAAGTTAAAGATCTAGCAAAAAATTACCCGGTTATATCTACCTCATTAAAAGAGGAGACTGGCATTGACTTATTAGAAGAAGCAATCTCGTCTTTATTTTTTAAAGGAAAGCTTGAAGTTGCTGATTTGACGTATGTTTCAAATACCAGACATATTGCTTTATTAAATCAAGCAAAAAAATCAATAGAAGAAGTGCTTTCCGGTATTGAGGTTGGCGTACCGATTGACATGATTCAAATAGATTTTACTAGAACGTGGGAAATTCTTGGCGAAATTATTGGGGATACTGTACACGAGAGTTTAATTGATCAACTGTTTTCTCAATTTTGCTTAGGGAAATAA
- a CDS encoding aminotransferase class V-fold PLP-dependent enzyme produces the protein MIYFDQAASSFPKPKEVTNAVIEVLTEYGANPGRGGHQLASKAAAKIYETRVELATLFGLKDPRRVVFTQNATGALNQAIFGLSLKAGDHVITTSYEHNSVRRPLEALKKKIGIEITYIQPDVNGDFNSIKLENAIQANTKLLVVTHGSNLTGIIMPIEKLADIAKRNNIIFMVDASQTAGILPIYMDEIGIDLLAFAGHKGLMGPQGTGALLINKNIELTPMLTGGTGHSSEMVEQPDELPDRLESGTLNTPGIAGLLEGVRFVKNKGLDKIFEHEKELTNACIKGLQSIDKVHVFGPDLYEKRLAVVPFIIEGIDSQEVAMILDQHYQIAVRAGLHCSPLAHESIGTIAIGGTLRASFGVYNTLDEVEKLITAVEEIKQGYFG, from the coding sequence ATGATATATTTTGATCAAGCAGCTTCATCATTTCCTAAACCAAAGGAGGTAACCAATGCTGTTATCGAAGTACTAACAGAATATGGTGCTAACCCTGGTAGAGGAGGACATCAGCTCGCGAGTAAAGCAGCAGCGAAGATTTACGAAACAAGGGTTGAGTTGGCAACTTTGTTTGGATTAAAAGATCCACGAAGAGTGGTGTTTACCCAAAACGCAACAGGTGCATTAAACCAAGCAATATTTGGATTATCACTAAAGGCTGGCGACCATGTTATTACAACATCATATGAGCATAATTCAGTACGTCGACCGTTGGAGGCTCTAAAGAAAAAGATTGGAATTGAAATTACATATATTCAACCGGACGTAAATGGAGATTTCAATTCTATAAAACTTGAAAATGCAATTCAAGCAAATACAAAATTATTAGTTGTGACACATGGATCCAATTTAACAGGAATTATTATGCCTATTGAGAAACTTGCGGATATTGCTAAAAGGAATAATATTATTTTTATGGTTGATGCATCGCAAACAGCAGGGATTCTGCCGATTTATATGGATGAAATTGGAATTGATTTGTTAGCGTTTGCTGGCCATAAAGGGCTTATGGGGCCACAAGGGACAGGAGCCTTATTGATTAATAAAAATATTGAGCTAACACCTATGTTAACCGGTGGGACTGGGCATTCGTCAGAAATGGTTGAGCAGCCGGACGAGCTACCTGATCGCCTGGAAAGTGGTACTTTAAATACACCTGGAATAGCTGGATTATTAGAAGGTGTTCGTTTTGTAAAGAATAAAGGATTGGATAAAATATTTGAGCATGAGAAAGAACTGACAAATGCATGTATAAAGGGCTTGCAATCTATCGATAAAGTGCATGTCTTTGGGCCTGATCTATACGAAAAAAGGTTGGCTGTTGTACCTTTTATAATTGAGGGAATTGATAGTCAAGAGGTTGCAATGATCCTTGACCAGCATTATCAAATTGCAGTGCGTGCCGGCTTGCATTGTTCGCCATTAGCTCATGAATCGATAGGTACAATTGCTATTGGGGGAACACTTAGAGCTAGTTTCGGGGTATATAATACATTAGATGAAGTTGAGAAATTAATTACAGCTGTTGAAGAAATAAAACAAGGGTATTTTGGTTAG
- the yyaC gene encoding spore protease YyaC encodes MNLKPKFFEKKESSSYRIPYEDENAISFIGQNLINLLPDSIKQPIVIACIGTDRSTGDALGPLIGSTLLEKKPAHFHVYGTLENPIHAVNLEEQLAQINKQHANPYIIGVDACLGRLKSVGDITLNEGALKPGAGVNKQLPSVGEIHITGVVNVSGFMEFFVLQNTRLNLVMKMAKTIANGILVADVLLKQQPNNKLQKMTWTVK; translated from the coding sequence ATGAATCTAAAACCGAAATTTTTTGAAAAAAAAGAAAGCTCCTCCTACCGTATTCCTTATGAAGATGAAAATGCAATTTCATTTATAGGTCAAAACCTTATTAATCTTTTACCTGATTCAATTAAGCAGCCTATTGTTATTGCATGTATTGGTACAGATCGTTCAACTGGTGATGCATTGGGTCCATTAATAGGAAGTACACTTCTAGAAAAAAAACCTGCTCACTTCCATGTATACGGTACTCTTGAGAATCCTATTCATGCTGTTAATCTTGAGGAGCAATTAGCTCAAATCAATAAACAGCATGCTAACCCCTATATAATTGGGGTTGATGCATGTTTAGGGAGATTAAAAAGTGTTGGAGATATTACCCTTAATGAAGGAGCTCTAAAACCAGGAGCCGGTGTGAATAAACAATTGCCTTCTGTAGGTGAAATTCATATTACCGGTGTTGTTAATGTTAGTGGGTTTATGGAGTTTTTTGTGTTACAAAATACAAGACTTAACCTTGTAATGAAAATGGCTAAAACCATTGCAAACGGTATTTTAGTAGCTGATGTTTTACTAAAACAACAGCCAAACAATAAATTACAAAAAATGACATGGACAGTTAAATAA
- a CDS encoding ParA family protein gives MGKIIAVANQKGGVGKTTTSVNLSACLAYLGKKVLLVDIDPQGNATSGVGVEKADVEQCIYNVLVEDEEAKSIVRPTSVENLSMLPSTIQLAGAEIELVPTISREVRLKRALETVANDYDYIIIDCPPSLGLLTINALTAADSVIIPVQCEYYALEGLSQLLNTVRLVQKHLNQSLKIDGVLLTMLDARTNLGIQVIDEVKKYFQDKVYQSIIPRNVRLSEAPSHGRPIILYDPKSRGAEVYLDFAKEVIANG, from the coding sequence ATGGGGAAAATAATTGCAGTAGCTAACCAAAAAGGTGGAGTTGGTAAAACAACCACATCAGTAAACCTAAGTGCCTGCTTAGCCTATTTAGGTAAAAAAGTATTACTTGTTGATATCGACCCCCAGGGTAATGCAACAAGTGGTGTTGGTGTAGAAAAGGCTGATGTTGAACAATGTATTTATAATGTTTTAGTTGAGGATGAAGAAGCTAAATCGATCGTACGACCAACAAGTGTAGAAAATTTATCAATGCTACCTTCAACTATTCAACTTGCAGGAGCTGAGATAGAATTAGTTCCAACTATATCAAGAGAAGTAAGGCTGAAAAGAGCATTAGAAACGGTTGCAAATGACTATGACTACATAATCATAGATTGTCCGCCATCACTTGGATTATTAACGATTAATGCCTTAACAGCAGCTGATTCAGTTATTATTCCGGTTCAATGTGAATATTACGCCCTTGAAGGACTTAGTCAATTATTAAATACGGTCCGGCTAGTTCAAAAACATTTGAACCAGTCGTTAAAAATAGATGGTGTCCTTTTAACGATGTTGGATGCTAGAACAAACCTTGGAATCCAGGTAATTGATGAGGTCAAAAAGTATTTTCAGGATAAAGTCTATCAGTCTATTATTCCAAGAAATGTGAGACTGAGTGAGGCGCCAAGCCACGGAAGGCCCATTATTCTTTATGATCCAAAATCAAGAGGAGCAGAAGTATATTTAGACTTCGCAAAGGAAGTGATAGCAAATGGCTAA
- the rsmG gene encoding 16S rRNA (guanine(527)-N(7))-methyltransferase RsmG → MNSEQFQNSLKEKGISLSASQMNQFDRYYHLLVEWNEKMNLTAITDQPDVYLKHFYDSITAAHYFDFSKEFSICDVGAGAGFPSIPLKICFPHLKVTIVDSLQKRITFLNELAKALELEHVTFCHDRAETFGQRAEIRESFDIVMARAVARMSVLSELCLPLVKVGGFFIAMKGANLTEEMENGSKPIQTLGGEVTGINSFQLPIEESERNIVITKKIKKTPKKYPRKPGTPNKSPLW, encoded by the coding sequence ATGAATAGTGAACAATTTCAAAATAGCTTGAAGGAAAAAGGTATTTCTTTGTCAGCTAGCCAAATGAATCAATTTGATAGATATTATCATCTTTTGGTTGAATGGAATGAAAAGATGAACTTAACAGCGATTACAGATCAACCAGATGTTTATTTAAAACATTTTTATGATTCTATTACTGCTGCACATTATTTTGATTTTTCAAAGGAGTTTTCAATTTGTGATGTTGGAGCGGGTGCAGGCTTTCCAAGCATTCCTCTAAAAATTTGTTTTCCACATTTGAAGGTTACAATTGTAGATTCTCTGCAAAAAAGAATTACATTTTTAAACGAGTTAGCTAAAGCGCTTGAATTAGAGCATGTTACGTTTTGCCATGACCGGGCTGAAACCTTTGGTCAGAGAGCTGAAATTAGGGAGTCCTTTGACATTGTAATGGCTCGCGCTGTTGCTCGTATGTCCGTTTTAAGCGAACTTTGCTTACCCCTGGTAAAAGTTGGTGGGTTCTTTATTGCAATGAAAGGTGCTAACCTAACAGAGGAGATGGAAAATGGCAGTAAGCCTATTCAAACATTAGGCGGAGAAGTAACAGGTATTAATAGCTTTCAATTACCAATTGAAGAAAGTGAAAGAAACATAGTTATAACTAAAAAGATTAAAAAAACACCTAAGAAATATCCACGTAAGCCAGGAACGCCCAATAAAAGTCCCTTATGGTAA
- the noc gene encoding nucleoid occlusion protein, with amino-acid sequence MKHTFSRFFSIGDKMVEEEEVIQTENEEVKKIPIDAIVPNRFQPRTVFVDEKINELMQTIRTHGIIQPIVVREFENNKFEIIAGERRWRAVTKLGWETIPAIIKEFNDTETASVALIENLQREELSPLEEAIAYARLLELHNLTQEALAQRLGKGQSTVANKLRLLKLPEVVQEALLQKQITERHARALIALKEPELQEKLLTEIIDRHLNVKQTEERVVKLLEVKEKKPKPKRRAFSKDTRIAMNTIRQSLDMVASSGLKVDSQEEEYEDYIQFTIKIPKKK; translated from the coding sequence ATGAAACACACTTTTTCACGCTTTTTTAGTATAGGGGATAAAATGGTTGAAGAAGAGGAAGTCATTCAGACAGAAAATGAAGAAGTAAAGAAAATTCCTATTGATGCAATTGTTCCTAATCGCTTTCAGCCGCGTACTGTATTTGTTGATGAAAAAATAAATGAATTAATGCAAACAATTAGAACGCATGGTATTATTCAACCAATTGTTGTTCGAGAGTTTGAAAATAATAAGTTTGAAATTATTGCCGGTGAAAGAAGATGGCGTGCTGTAACAAAGCTTGGTTGGGAAACAATTCCTGCGATTATTAAAGAGTTTAATGATACAGAAACTGCTTCTGTTGCGTTAATTGAAAACCTGCAGCGTGAAGAATTATCACCTCTTGAAGAGGCGATAGCTTATGCTAGATTGCTGGAATTACATAATTTAACACAGGAAGCACTTGCGCAAAGACTTGGCAAAGGTCAATCAACAGTTGCCAATAAACTACGCCTTTTAAAGCTACCTGAAGTAGTACAAGAGGCGTTGTTACAAAAGCAAATTACAGAAAGACATGCCAGGGCTTTAATTGCTCTTAAGGAACCAGAGCTCCAAGAAAAACTATTAACTGAAATTATTGACAGACATTTAAATGTGAAACAAACTGAGGAACGAGTAGTTAAACTTCTTGAAGTTAAGGAAAAAAAGCCTAAACCAAAAAGGCGTGCCTTTAGTAAGGATACACGAATTGCAATGAATACAATCCGTCAATCATTAGATATGGTTGCCAGCAGTGGTTTAAAGGTTGATAGTCAAGAAGAAGAATATGAGGATTATATTCAATTTACAATTAAAATACCAAAAAAGAAATAA
- a CDS encoding ParB/RepB/Spo0J family partition protein gives MAKGLGKGIGAFFSDVGDVLDQQDKIQEVKVKECRPNPYQPRKTFDDDSIQELKESIENHGILQPIVVRKSIKGFDIVVGERRYRAAKAAGLDTIPVIVRDYTEQQMMELALIENLQREDLNPVEEAQAYQTLIEQLKLTQEELSKRLGKSRPHIANHIRLLTLPAPVQTLISKGELTMGHGRTLLGLKNKENIVPLAEKIKKENLNVRQVEQLVQRLNETVPRETKKPQKDVFIKQQESRLRDRFGTSVAIKQNKNKGKIEIEFYSPEDLNRILELLEDEQLN, from the coding sequence ATGGCTAAAGGATTAGGAAAAGGGATAGGTGCATTTTTTTCAGATGTAGGTGATGTATTAGATCAGCAGGATAAAATCCAAGAGGTCAAAGTCAAAGAATGTCGTCCTAATCCCTATCAACCTCGGAAAACATTTGATGATGATTCTATCCAAGAATTAAAAGAATCGATTGAAAACCACGGTATTCTTCAGCCAATTGTTGTTCGTAAGAGCATCAAAGGCTTTGATATTGTTGTGGGTGAGCGTCGCTATCGTGCAGCTAAAGCTGCGGGGCTAGATACGATTCCAGTGATCGTCAGGGATTATACAGAGCAGCAGATGATGGAGTTAGCATTGATTGAAAATCTCCAACGGGAGGATTTAAATCCAGTTGAAGAGGCGCAAGCCTATCAAACCCTGATAGAACAATTAAAGCTTACCCAGGAAGAGCTATCGAAACGTTTAGGAAAAAGCCGCCCACACATAGCTAATCATATACGTTTATTAACATTACCAGCCCCTGTCCAAACTCTTATCTCAAAAGGTGAGTTAACAATGGGACATGGTAGAACACTGTTAGGACTGAAAAATAAAGAAAACATCGTACCTTTAGCAGAAAAGATTAAAAAAGAAAACTTAAATGTGCGACAGGTTGAACAGCTAGTACAGCGGTTAAATGAAACAGTTCCACGTGAAACAAAGAAACCGCAAAAGGATGTATTTATTAAGCAACAAGAGTCTAGACTTCGTGATCGTTTTGGCACATCAGTCGCCATAAAACAAAATAAAAATAAGGGTAAAATTGAAATAGAATTTTATTCACCTGAAGATTTAAATAGAATTCTAGAATTGTTGGAGGATGAGCAGCTTAATTAA
- a CDS encoding YkvI family membrane protein, whose amino-acid sequence MIRAGLKWMFLIMGTMIGAGYASGRELWQFFGYESVLAIILFTVLFSICCIVIMKLSYKKKSVHYLPILEDLLGKRLASIYDLLVILYLFTVTVVMLAGGGATLEMFYLPYWTGIAVMVVVLVLLFFWDVKGMVSINVIILPFLIIGLVSVLIFFSKENGQPWVIDWTQQTNWPAAFTFTALNILPLVAVLAAIGKEIKNEGEIWIASIGSGILLGSISLLYNESLLIIASDIVLYEIPLFAIMKNYPYIMLIFMSLVLWGAIYTTAASGVFGLATRFRERTSLPLWAIALILLAVMVPLTTFGFSTLIAVLYPLYGLLNLYLLASILLYPIANRYKWD is encoded by the coding sequence ATGATAAGAGCTGGTCTTAAATGGATGTTTTTAATAATGGGGACTATGATAGGAGCTGGATATGCATCAGGAAGAGAACTATGGCAATTTTTTGGCTATGAAAGTGTACTGGCTATTATTCTATTTACAGTATTGTTTTCAATATGTTGTATAGTCATAATGAAATTAAGCTATAAGAAAAAAAGTGTTCATTATCTTCCAATTTTAGAAGATCTGCTTGGAAAGAGGTTAGCGAGTATATATGACCTACTTGTTATTTTGTATTTATTTACAGTTACTGTGGTCATGCTAGCCGGTGGTGGTGCTACCCTTGAAATGTTTTATCTACCTTACTGGACAGGAATTGCTGTTATGGTGGTTGTCTTAGTATTGCTATTCTTCTGGGATGTCAAAGGAATGGTGTCAATAAATGTTATTATTCTTCCTTTTCTAATTATTGGACTAGTTTCAGTGCTTATCTTTTTTTCTAAAGAAAATGGACAGCCATGGGTTATAGATTGGACACAGCAAACGAATTGGCCAGCTGCATTTACGTTTACAGCTTTGAATATCCTTCCGTTAGTTGCAGTTCTAGCTGCAATAGGTAAAGAAATAAAGAATGAAGGAGAAATTTGGATTGCGAGCATTGGAAGTGGTATTTTGTTAGGCAGTATATCCCTCTTATATAATGAGTCGCTTTTAATAATAGCATCGGACATCGTTTTATATGAAATTCCACTATTTGCAATAATGAAAAATTACCCTTATATTATGTTAATCTTCATGTCGCTTGTTCTATGGGGTGCAATTTATACGACAGCAGCATCTGGAGTGTTTGGGTTGGCCACGCGTTTCCGTGAGCGCACATCGCTGCCTTTATGGGCTATTGCATTAATCTTACTAGCGGTTATGGTGCCATTAACGACATTTGGATTTTCAACGTTAATTGCAGTATTATATCCTTTGTACGGTTTATTAAATTTATACCTACTTGCTTCAATATTGCTTTATCCAATTGCAAACCGTTATAAGTGGGATTAA
- a CDS encoding DUF554 domain-containing protein, with the protein MVLLGTIVNGIAIILGTFLGKILNRIPDKIKGLVLQSIGLSVVILGIQMGLKSEQFLIVILGLVFGSIWGEIIDLDSKLNTLGRWIERKLGAKEEGGIAKGFVTATLIFVIGAMAIIGSLDSGLRGDHRVLYTKSLLDGFTSLVLATTLGIGVLFSAVPVMLYQGSIALLATKIEKWVPPQIMDSFIVEMTAAGGIMILAIGLNMLEITKIRVANMLPGIIVVALIVSGLYVWNEVLMFS; encoded by the coding sequence ATGGTTTTACTGGGGACAATCGTAAATGGAATTGCGATTATATTAGGAACTTTTCTTGGGAAAATACTTAATCGTATTCCTGATAAAATAAAAGGGTTAGTATTACAATCAATAGGTTTGTCAGTTGTAATTCTAGGTATTCAAATGGGGTTAAAAAGCGAACAGTTTTTAATTGTTATTTTAGGTCTTGTATTTGGTAGTATATGGGGTGAAATTATCGACTTAGATTCAAAACTTAATACTTTAGGTCGCTGGATTGAAAGGAAGCTAGGGGCTAAGGAAGAAGGCGGAATTGCAAAAGGGTTTGTGACGGCAACGCTTATCTTTGTCATTGGTGCGATGGCCATTATCGGATCATTGGATAGCGGTTTAAGAGGAGACCACCGTGTACTTTACACAAAATCATTGTTAGACGGGTTCACTAGTCTTGTGTTAGCAACAACATTGGGAATTGGTGTATTATTTTCAGCAGTTCCTGTTATGTTGTATCAAGGAAGTATAGCCCTGTTGGCAACGAAAATTGAAAAATGGGTACCCCCGCAAATTATGGATTCCTTTATTGTTGAAATGACTGCAGCAGGAGGTATCATGATTTTAGCCATCGGTTTAAATATGCTAGAGATCACTAAAATTCGTGTTGCAAATATGCTGCCTGGAATTATTGTAGTTGCTCTGATCGTTTCAGGTCTTTATGTTTGGAATGAAGTATTAATGTTTTCATAA